GCACCAAAGCTTTTGCCGGAGCGGAAGCCGGGTTGGAATATGTTTTAAACATGTTGGGCAATGTGTCGACTCTTGACCCGACTTGGTGTACGAGCGACCAATCGATCTCCTCTACTGACTTGAGTATTACCGGGGTTAAAAGCCTGACTTATCGGGTTTGTTCCCACACCGCTAATCAGACAATTTATCCCAACTTGGCCAAGGATAATGTAATGCAAATCAATTACAACAATGTTAGCAACACAAAACTTTTTACGATTTTTTGGAAATCACCGGCGGCAATTGAGGCAATTCGGGTGGATAAATCGAACCTTATTACCCGGTATGCTTATAACCCTTATAATCCTACGGGGAGCATAGTGGCTAATAATCTGCTGAGTTCTTATTCGACCGGTGATGTCATTAACTGTCCGTCGAGTTGTCTAAATGGAGTTCCGGATTCCGGAAGCTACACCAGTTGCAGCGGCGGTTCTAACAGTTCAAATGCTATTCCCTATGTGCCTAACGACCAGTTTCTGCGGATAAAAGCGCTTTATTCATCGACCCCGGTGGTTATTTGTGCGGTTAATTCGGGAAACAGCGCGGTGAATATGCCTGAGGCTTATACCGTTATCACCATGACGGCCACAACGGATAACGGTACGGTTAAAAGACTGCAGGTGACAAAGTTGCCTCCGGCTCTTCCTTCCATTTTTGATTACGCGATTTATTCCGGCGGACAAATAGCCAAGTAACAGTTATTCCTGCCCATGAAATTTCAATCTCATATCGGTTTAGACATTGGTTCTCAGGGGATTAAACTGGTCCAGCTTTCAGTTTCCGGCCCGGATAAATTTTCTCTTTCAGCCATTGGCCAGATTAACACCCCGCCGGTTGGCGCCAATCAGGTGGAAGCCAATGAAGCTAAAGTCGAGACAATCAAAAAGCTTTTGCACGATAGCCACGCCGGGAGTCGTCAGGCAGTCATCTCTCTTCCCGAATCCCAAGTTTATACCCGGGTAATCGAAATGCCAAGAATGTCGGAAGCGGAATTGGCGCAGGCGATTCGCTGGCAGGCGGAGCAGTATATTCCCGTACCCCTGTCCGATGTAGTTTTAAAACACCAACTGCTATCGGGTTCTGACGAGAGTGACAGTCCGGACGCGAAATGTAATGTCTTATTAATTGCCGCGCCTAATTTACTCTTAAATAGTTATGTCAGCCTTCTTTCCCGGGCCGGCTTGGAAACCGTGGCCATCGAAACGGAGATTTTAGCCGTGGCCCGCGCCTTAGTTGGTGCGGACGCTTTTTCCCCCACTTCCCTGCTGGTACACATGGGGGCGGAAACGACAACCCTGTCAATTATTTCCCGCGGGAATTTGTCGTTAACCCAAAGTATTTCCACCGGCGGCATGGCTATTTCCCGGGCGGTCGCCTCGAGTCTGGGGCTGGAAATTAATCAGGCGGAAGAATACAAACGCTCTTACGGGATGGACGAAACCAAGCTGGAAGGCAAAGTTGTGACGGCGATCAAACCGATGATTGATTTAGTTCTGGCAGAGATCAAAAAAGTGCTGGCGTTTTACGAAACCCACGGCTTCAAAGATCCGGTAAAACGGGTGGTACTTTCCGGCGGCACGGCTCTTCTACCCGGCTTGGTGGGTTATCTGAGCGTTAATCTGGA
The Patescibacteria group bacterium genome window above contains:
- the pilM gene encoding type IV pilus assembly protein PilM; protein product: MKFQSHIGLDIGSQGIKLVQLSVSGPDKFSLSAIGQINTPPVGANQVEANEAKVETIKKLLHDSHAGSRQAVISLPESQVYTRVIEMPRMSEAELAQAIRWQAEQYIPVPLSDVVLKHQLLSGSDESDSPDAKCNVLLIAAPNLLLNSYVSLLSRAGLETVAIETEILAVARALVGADAFSPTSLLVHMGAETTTLSIISRGNLSLTQSISTGGMAISRAVASSLGLEINQAEEYKRSYGMDETKLEGKVVTAIKPMIDLVLAEIKKVLAFYETHGFKDPVKRVVLSGGTALLPGLVGYLSVNLEVEVQVGNPFLSVNLSDKQRQELGENGPLYATAVGLAQKQT